The following nucleotide sequence is from Synechococcus sp. CBW1004.
GCTGCCGGTGAAGTGCCCCTGGCTGTCGGTGGGAATCCCGGCCAGCACGGTACCCAGACAGACCCCCTGCGCGGCGGCAGCAAGCACGCTGCCCAGGCCGAACATCAGATTCCAGGGACGCTTGCGCTCGGCATTTTCGCGGAACTCAAACGCCACGGCCCGCAGGATCAGGCCCAGGATCATCAGATAGATCGGGCCATACAGCGCCTTGAGGATGGTGCCGTAAGCCAGGGGAAAAGCGCCGAACAGGGCACCGCCCATCAACACCAGCCAGGTTTCATTGGCATCCCAGACATTGCCCAGCGACGTCATCAGGATGGAGCGCTGGGTTTCCGTCGGTGAGGTGAGCGACAGAATCCCGACACCCAGATCAAAGCCATCGAGGATGACATAGAGCAACAGAAACAGAGCCAGGATCACGAACCAGACCGCTGGCATGAAGATGTCAAGGAAGTCCATGACGACGGATCAGGGAAGAGCGGTGTTGGTGGCAGCCCCGGCTGCATGGCCTGGCTCCGCCGGAGGCATCAGGCTGAGGTCAGGTCCGCGGCGGATGATGCGCGAGCCAAACCAGAGGGCACAGCCGAGCAGCACCGCATAGAGCACCGCGAAGGTGCTCAGGCTGGCCAGCACCTCCGCGGCCGGCAGCTGCGACGCGGCGTCGGATGTGCGCAGCTGGCCGTACACGGTCCAGGGCTGGCGGCCCACGCAGCGCACCACCCAGCCCGCCTCGATCGCCAGATAGCCCGCAGGGGCCGAGAGGATCCAGGCCCAGCCCAGCCAGGGCAGCGCGAGCATGGTCTCCGCCGACAGACCACGGCTCCACCAGAGCAGCACGGTGAGCGCCATCAACAGGGTGATGGCGATGCCGATGCCGGCCATCAGCCGGAAGGAATAGAACAGCAGCCCGACCATGCGGGGCCGCTGATCGGCCGGCCAGCTGTTGAGGCCGCGCACCTCATGGCTGAGGCTGGAGCGTCCCTCCAGAATCCAGCTGAAACCACCCGGCACCGCGAGGCTCCAGCGGTTCCTGCCGGCGGCTTCATCCGGGGCCGCCAGCACCGTCCAGGCCGGAGAGCTGCCCGCGGGTTCGTTGCTCCAGATCCCCTCGATCGCCGCCAGCTTGGTGGGCTGATGCTCAGCCACCTGCAGGGCGCTCTCATGGCCCGCCAACACCTGCAGCGGTGCCACCACCAGCAGGATCACCAGCGCCAGCTTGAGCGAGAACGCAAAGAAGGCACGCATGGCCGCCTCCGCCTGCCGGCGGAGCAGCCACCAGCAACTGACTGCGGCCACCACCAGCATGCTGGTCTCCACGGTGGCGAGGCTCATGTGCAGCACGCTGCGCACCATGAACGGATTGTTGATGGCGGCGAAATAGTTCTGGACATGGAAATGGCCCTCGGAGAAGCTGCCACCGGCCGGCGTCTGCAACCAGGAATTGGCGCTGAGGATCCAGAACACCGAGAGGTTGGCGCCGAAGGCCACCATCACGGTGGCGAGAAAATGGATGGCCGGCGGCACCCGGTTCCAGCCGAACAGCATGATCCCCAGGAAGCCTGCTTCGAGCATGAAGGCCATGGCGCCCTCGAAGCCGAGCACGGAACCGAAGAAATCGCCCACGAATTCGGACAGGGGCGCCCAGTTGGTGCCGAACTGGTACCCATTCAGGGGGGCGGGACAGCTCATCGCGAACATCGATACGACTGAACCCTTGACGTCGGCTTGAATCCCGGTTGCATCTCAGGCATAGACTTCCTGCGATGACCACCCCTCCGGCCGGGATTTCAGAAGCGGACTGGGCTTCCACTCCGGTGGGCGTGAGGGCTGGCTTCCTTGAGGTTCTTGCACAGCTCCAGAGACAACAGCAGGAGAACGACCAGCTCCGAGCGCAGCTCACCGACCTGGCGACGGAACTGGCCAGCCTGCGCGAGCGGATCGGCCGCAACTCCCGCAACTCCTCCAAGCCGCCCTCCAGTGACGGCACGGGTTTTAAGCCGCCCACCCGCTGCAAAGGCACTGGTCGCAAGCGGGGTGGTCAGCAGGGGCACCCGGGAGCAGGGCCGGAGCTGCTGCCGATCGCGCGTGTGGATGAGGTGCTCGAGCACCACCCGGACGCCTGCCGCCGCTGCGGCACCCTGCTACAGGGGGACTCCTGAAAAATCCAGATCCATTGCGCCGCGGCTGGTCTCAAGCATGAGAAGCCGCTAAAATGGCCGTGAACCAGGCAATCCGTGATTGCCTTTACTCCTGATCACTCCAGATGTACCGGAGGCACAATAACGGTCAGATCTCAATCAAGGAGTTCCACCTGCCATTTGGCGGCACACTTGATCCCGAGAATCGCTGGGTTCAACTGGAGGGGCTGATGCCATGGGATGAGCTGGAACAAGCCTATGCCCCTCAATTCAACGCCACAATTGGCGCTCCAGCCAAATCAGTGCGGATGGCCTTTGGTGCTCTCTACATCAAACAGAAGTTGGGGTTAACCGACGAAGAGACTGTCCATCAGATCAGAGAGAACGCCTATATGCAGTTCTTTCTCGGCTTTGCGGGTTACACAGCCAAGGCACCGTTTGATGCCTCGATGATGGTGCATTTTCGCAAACGCTTTTCTGACGAGGATCTGCGCCGTATCAATGAGCTGGTGGTGCAGCGCGGCAAAGAGATCCTTCTGGAAGCACTTGCTCAGGTAGCAGACGATGACGACCATGATGATCCTGATTCCAGAGGAGGAGGCGCTCAGCTGGAACTTGATGCGTTGATCAAGCCTGCTGACTGGCCAGAAGGAAAGAATTGGGGCACTTTCACGATTGATGATAGTTGCACTCCTGCCGACATTACCTATCCCAGAGACCTCAGGCTCCTCAGCGAGGCTCGCACAACGACCGAGCGAGTCATTGATGATCTGTGCAGTCAGTCATCGGGATTCAGGAGACATCGACCTCGCTACGACCGTGGCCTTGCTCGTGCTCATTTCCTGAGAGTGGCGAAGCAAAAACGGCCACGCCGCCGAAAAGTGAAGGCTGCCATTAAACATCAGCTTGGATATGTGCGGCAGAATCTCAAAGCCATTGATGCTCTGATCGGCTGTGGGGCAACGCTTTCTGAGCTCAAGAGGCATTGGTGGCAGAAGTTGTTGGCCTGCAGCGAGTTGGAGCGGCAGCAGGGCCTTCTGCTCGCCTCTCAGACCAACAGCATTCCAGACCGCCTGGTGAATCTTGTGCAGACCCATATCCGCCCAATGGTGCGAGGCAAAGCACGTGCTGCGGTGGAGTTTGGTGCCAAAATCAGTGTTTCGGTTCAAAACGGCTTTCCGTTCTTGCACCGCATCAGCTGGAACCCCTACAACGAAGGAGAAGACCTGATCGCTCAGGCGGAAAAATACAAGCTGGATACAGGATCTTACCCAGAGCGCATCTGCGCCGACCGGATTTATATCACGGCCAAGAATAGGCATTTCTGCATGAGGAACGGTATTCGCCTCTCCGGCAAGCGATTGGGCCGCCCGCCCAAGGATCCTGATGTCACCACTGCACACAAGCAGCAGCTCCGATCTGATCAAGCTCGACGCAATGAAGTGGAAGGCGTCTTTGGATATGGAAAGCGCAAGTATTCCCTGGATCTGATCATGGTTCGTCTACCAGCTGGTGCCGAATCCTCCATCTCGATGGCCTTTGTCGTGATGTGCGCGGAAAAGGTCTTGAGGCTGCTGCGCCTCTTTTTTGCCCTTCTTTTTGGGTGGATCTACAGCTTTCTTATGGCCTGGTCAGCGATCAGAGCTCCTGCGGTCATCTGCAAGCCAGACTTTTGAGATCTGGCCCACTTGATGTCACGGCGCTTGCCGGCCTGATTAACGCGAAGCAAACGGACGAATTCGGCGCCGATGGGCCGAGAATCTTTTTCAGGAGTCCCTACAGGGGGAGGATGCGGAGCCGCTGCGCCATCAGGTGATCGAGATTCCACCGATCAGACCGGTGGTGATCGAACACCGTCTGCACCGTCTGGTCTGCCCCTGCTGCTCCACCAGCACCTGCGCCGAGCTGCCGGCGGATGTGGAGCCCAGCCGCTACGGCCCACGCCTGAGCGGCCTGGTGGGACTGCTGGGCAGCGCCTTTCCCCTGAGTTTCGGCCGAACCCAGGCGCTGCTGGATCAGCTGCTGGGTGTGGAAATCAGCCGCGGCGCTATCGCCACCATCCGGGCACGTCTGAGCGCAGCCCTGCAGCAGGCGGTGGAGGAAGCCCTGGAGGTGGCCCGGCAGCAGCCGGTGGCCTACGTGGATGAAACCGGCGCCCCCACCGGCAACGCCGACGGTTGTAATCCTGCTGGCAGGCGCGGCTGGCAGTGGGTCATGGTCACACCACTGGTTACGGTGTTCCTGCAGGGCCTGAGCCGCTCAAGTGCAGCGGCAATGGAGCTTCTGGGCCATACCTTTGCAGGGATCGTGGTGAGTGATCGCTTCTCGGCCTACAACCACCTGCCCGTGGAGCAGCGGCAGCTGTGCTGGGCCCACCTGATCCGGGATCTGGCGGCCATCGCTGAACGCCAGGGCGCCAGCAGGGAGATCGGAGCCCAGATGCTGGCTCTGCAGCAGCATCTGTTCGCTCACTGGCACCAGTGGAAGAGCGGAGCGATCGACCGGCCCCAGCTCCTGCATCGATGCCACCCCCTCCGCTTGGCGTTCGAGGCCACGCTGCAGCGGGTGGTGGATCTGGGCTGTGAGCGGGGCGAGCAAACGCCCTGGGCCCAGACGGTGCGAACCTGTCGCCAGTTGCTGCAGCGCAAGCAGGCGCTCTGGACTTTTCTGCAAACGCCAGGGATCGAGCCCACCAACAACGCTGCCGAGCGGGCACTGCGGCAATCGGTGATTCACCGCAAGATCAGCCATGGCGTCCAGTCCTCCGGCGGCGCCATCTGCCGCAGCCGGTTGCTCACCGTCACCGCCACCCTGCGGCAGCAGGGCCGCGATGTCTGGCAATTCCTGGAGCAGGCCTGGATTGCCCATCGCCTCGGCGGCGTGATGCCATCGCTGGTGCCGGATCGCTGAGGCAGCGATCACACGTGGAAGGAACAGATGGCCCCTCTCAGAGGAGAGATCGGAGATTGACTGACGCACTGGGGTGTCCCGACCCCTGAACGCTTACCCGAACTGAAACTCCATCGGCAGCCCCGAGGCCACACCGATGCCGAAGTTGAGCACATACAACCTGGCCCAGAAGCGGGCCTGCCGGTAATAGAGGGGGTTACGGGTGCGCAGCCAGAAGCCCTCCAGCACCACCAGAAAGATGGCCAGTCCGGTGGAGAGCACCGGCCAGAGCATGTGGAAGATCGCCGTCAGGGCGAACTGCAGGCGCGAGAGCACCAGCGTGTTGTCGAGCCAGTTCATCGATCCAGCCGGTCCATCCGAGCCAGGTTCTGCCCCAGAAACTGATCGGAGCTGCCAATCGGAGAGGTGATCCAGGCAGCAATCGAGAAACTTCGTTGCAATCACACTAGTGTTGTGTGTGATTTCACACCTGCTGGACGCGATGACCCCCGCCGATCCGGTTCAGTTCTGGGATGCGCGCTACGGCGACACCGACTTCGCCTACGGCGATCAGCCCAACGACTTCCTGCGGGAGCAGGCGGCACTGCTGCCCCCGGGCGATGCCCTCTGTCTGGCGGAGGGAGAGGGGCGCAACGGCGTCCACCTGGCCGAACTGGGACACCGGGTGACCGTCCAGGACCTCAGCGCCGTGGGGCTGGCCAAGGCCCGGCGGCTGGCCGCGGAGCGGGGCGTCTCCATCGAGACCTGCTGCGGCGATCTGCAGGAGTTCAGGCCGCGGCCCGAGAGCACGGATCTGGTGGTGGCCATCTGGATGCATCTGCCGCCACCCCTGCGCGCCTCGGTGCTGGCCCAGGCCATCGCGGCCCTGCGGCCGGGCGGGCATCTGATCCTGGAGGCCTACAGCCCGCGGCAGCTGGCCCTGGGCACGGGCGGCCCCCCTTCGATCGAGCTGCTGGTGGAGCCGGAGCAGATCCGCAGGGAACTGACAGGGCTGGAGCTGCTGGTGCTGGTGGAGCGGCAGCGCCAGATCCACGAGGGGCCGTATCACCACGGGACAAGCGCGGTGGTTCAGGCCGTCGGACGGAAACCCGCAGCACGCACCCCATGACCCCAGGAGCCAGGGCATTGCAACCATCCCCTTTATGCGGCTATGGTCATAGCAGTTGATTCTGGTTCGGTCATGACCGTTGCACCGGCCTCCTCCGTGTCCCTGGCTGCGGCTGCGGGCGGCGGCTCCCTGCTGTTCCGCCAGCTGTTTGATGCCGACACCGGCACCTTCACCTATCTGCTGGCCGATGTGGCCTCCGGCGAGGGGCTGCTGATCGACTCGGTGTTCGAGCGCCATCAGCGCGACCTGTCGCTGATCCAGGAACTGGGCATCCGCCTGGTGGCCTGCCTCGACACCCACGCCCACGCCGACCACGTCACCGGCAGCTGGCTGATGCACGAGGCCACCGGCTGCGCCATCGGCCTGGCCGCCGCCGCCCGCGCCGAAAACGTGACCACACCGTTGCAGCACGGCGATCGGGTGACGTTCGGCAGCCGGCACTTGCAGGTGCGCAGCACCCCCGGCCACACCGATGGCTGCATCACCTTCGTGCTCGATGACCAGAGCATGGCCTTCACCGGCGATGCGCTGCTGGTGCGGGGCTGCGGCCGCTGCGACTTCCAGCAGGGCAACGCCCACACCCTCTGGGCCTCGATCACCGAGCAGATCTTCACCCTGCCCGACTCCTGCCTGCTCTACCCCGGCCACGACTACACCGGCCGCACGGTGACCTCGGTGGCGGAGGAGAAGGCCTTCAACGCCCGTCTCGGCGGCGCCGCGACCGAGCGCGACTTCGTCGGCCACATGCAGAACATGAAGCTGCCCCACCCCCACAAGATCGCCGAGGCCCTGCCGGGCAACATGCGCTCCGGCAAGCCCCGGGAGGCCGTTCCCACAGCCCCCGGCTGGGCACCGCTGCAACGCAGCTATGCGGGGCTGCCCGAGCTGCCCCCCAGCTGGGTGGCGGAGCACCGGGATCAGGTCACGATCCTGGATGTGCGCTCCAGCGAGGAATTCGACGGCCCGGATGGGCGTGTCGCCGGCAGCCTGCTGATCCCCCTGCCGGAGCTCGAGGCCCGCGCCGCCGCGATCCCGGCCGATCGTCCGGTGGTGGTGGTGTGCCATTCCGGCAGCCGCTCGGCCCTGGCCACCCAGCAACTGCTCAAGGCCGGCCGCGCCCGGGTGGCCAACCTGCGCGGCGGCCTCAGCCGCTGGAGCGATGAGGGCTACCCGCTCGATGGGGCCGTCACCGCAGGCACCGCGAGCTGAGGCAGCCGAGGGGAGGGGTCCCGTGGGGCCCCATCCCGGTCGCCCGCTGCATGTCCACCGCTCATCCAATCCCCACTCCGACGTTCATCCCTTCCACTCCAGCCATGACCCACACCTCCGCCCAGCAACGCATCAGCGCCCGCGACCTGGCCGACCAGCTGGCCGAGCAGCGCGTCAAGGTGATCGACGTGCGCGAACCGATGGAATACGCCGGTGGCCACATCGCCGGCAGCCTCAACGTGCCGCTCTCGCGCATCACCGAGGCCGACCTGCCGCGCGGCCCGCTGGTGCTCGTCTGCCACAGCGGCAACCGCAGCGCCAGGGCCCTGGCCCAGCTGCTCCAGCAGGGCCATCCCCATCCCCTCTCCGATCTCGAGGGTGGCCTCCCCGCGTGGCAGCAGGCCGGACTGCCGGTGCGCAGGTTGAAGAACGCCCCGCTGCCGCTGATGCGCCAGGTCCAGATCGCCGCCGGTTCGCTGGTGCTGCTCGGTCTGATCCTCAGCAACGTGGTGGCGCCGGCCTGGATCCTGCTCACCTGGTTCGTCGGCGCCGGCCTGGTCTTCGCCGGCGTCAGCGGCTTCTGCGGCATGGCGCGTCTGCTGGCGCTGATGCCCTGGAACAAGGTGAGCCTCTGATGGCCCTCGGCACCCTTGTCCTGCTCGCCGGCGGTGGCGGCCTGATCGGCTTTCTGCTCTCGGTGCTGGGGGCGGGCGGATCGATCCTGCTGCTGCCCCTGCTGGTCAGCGGCGCTGCTCTGCCCACCCGGGAGGCGGTGCCGCTGTCGCTGCTCGTGGTGATGCTGCTGGCCCTGGCGAACCTGGGGCCCTACGTGAGCCGCGGCCAGTTCGCGCCGCGCCCGGCCCTGATCCTGGGTCTGCCGGCCCTGGCGGGCAGCTGGATCGGCGGCAGCTGGGTGAAGGCGGGCTATATCCCCGAGCCCGTGCAGCTGGCCGTGTTCGCCGCCGCGGCGCTGGTGGCGTCCTGGCTGCTCACCCGCCATCGCCCCGGCGCCAACGCTGAGCCGACAACGGCCACAGCGGCCAGGGGCCGCGCCATGGCCTGGGTGCTGGCCGGTCAAGGCGTCCTCGTCGGCCTGCTCACCGGCATCGCCGGAGTGGGCGGCGGCTTCGCGATCGTGCCGGCCCTGGTGCTCCTGGCGGGCCTGCCGATGGCACTGGCCAGTGGGACCAGTCTGCTGCTGATCGCCGTCAATGCCCTGGTGGCCCTGGCCGCTCTCGGCCACTGGCCCGCCTCCCAGCTCCCCCTGATGCTGCCCCTGCTGCTGGGAGGGGCTCTGGGTGCCGTGGTGGGTCAGCGGCTGGCGCCCCACCTCAGTGACCGGCGGCTGCGCCAGGGCTTCGCGGCGCTGCTGCTCGGATCAGCCCTGCTCACCGGCGCCGAGGCGATCAAGCGCCACCAGGTCCTGAGCGATCCGGCCACGGGCGCCTCGCGTCAGCTGCCGGAGCCCGCTTCCCGCCATCGCCCGGGCTGAAGACCTGCGCCACACCGTTGTCACCATCCCCACTGTCAGTCGCCCCCCCATGAGCCAGCGCACCTTCCAGTTCCGGCTGCGCAGCAGCCATGACGCCCCCGATCGCGCCACCAGGTCGCTGGTGGTGGAGTTCCTGGCCGAGTCGGGGGAGTGGCAACCCCAGACGCCCAGCCTCACCACCCCCGGCTTCCGGCTCTATCTGCTCTCGCTGCTGCTCTGCCAGCACCACTATCTGGTGGCCAATGCCCGTGAGCGCAGCATCCCGCTGCGGCAGGTGGAAGGATCGTTCACGGTGATCACCAGCGCCGACTGGACCCTGGAGCAGGTGACGGGAGACTTCCTGATGCAGCTGGATCCCGGGGCCTCCAGCGAAGAGCGGGCCCGCGCCGATACCGAGGCGATGGGGTACATCAAGGAACAGATGAAGCTCTGTCCGGTGTCGCGCAATCTGCCGGGATCGGTGGACAAGCACATGACCCTCTCGCTCGAGAGCTGACGAGCCAGGCCGCCACCGCAGCCTCGGCCGCTCCCAGAGCGTTCAGGATGGAGAACAGGCACGGTGATGAGGCGGCGTGACCCGGAGGATCTGGCTCACGATCGCTGCCGTGGCCGGCATGTCCCTGGTGGCAGGGCTGGCCGTGCGTCAACTCGGGCAGCGCCGTGCGCCCTCCTTCGCCAGCGGCAACGGCCGCCTGGAGGCCATGGATGTCGATGTGGCCGCCCACGCCGCCGGCCGCCTGGCGCAGGTGGACGTGCGGGAAGGCGATCGGGTGCGGGCCGGTCAGATCGTCGCCCGCATGGACGCGGCCGCCCTGACCGCCGACCTGCACCAGGCCCAGGCGGAGCTGGCCCAGGCCGAGGCCGCCATCGCCAGTGCCCGCAGCCTGCTGCGTCAGCGCCTGAGTGAGGAGCGGGAGACCCGCAGCACCATTGACGAGCGCCTGGCCGAGCTGCGCCTGGCGGAACGCCGTTTCCAGCGCTCCCGCTCGCTGCTGGCCAGCGGCGCCATCACCCAGGAGAGCTTCGATGCCGATGAGGCCAGGCGACTGACCGCCCAGGCCTCGTTGACCAGGGCCCGCGACGCCGCCCGATCCGCCGGAGCCGTGATCGCCTCGGCCCGATCCGGGCTCCAGGCCGCCGAGGCCTCCAGGGCTTCCGCCCTGGCCCGCATCGAGCGGATTCAGGCCGACCGGAACGAAACCCTCCTGCGCGCCCCCACCGATGGGCG
It contains:
- a CDS encoding HlyD family secretion protein, whose product is MTRRIWLTIAAVAGMSLVAGLAVRQLGQRRAPSFASGNGRLEAMDVDVAAHAAGRLAQVDVREGDRVRAGQIVARMDAAALTADLHQAQAELAQAEAAIASARSLLRQRLSEERETRSTIDERLAELRLAERRFQRSRSLLASGAITQESFDADEARRLTAQASLTRARDAARSAGAVIASARSGLQAAEASRASALARIERIQADRNETLLRAPTDGRVQIRIAEPGETLPTGGKVLNLLDLSDVFMTFYLPAGEAGRLQLGSEARLILDAAPELVIPARVTYVASAAQFTPKTVETRSERQTLMFRIKASVEPALVRRYERGAKIGMPGVAWVRLDPAVPWPRRLQVKLPPPP
- a CDS encoding DUF6444 domain-containing protein, encoding MTTPPAGISEADWASTPVGVRAGFLEVLAQLQRQQQENDQLRAQLTDLATELASLRERIGRNSRNSSKPPSSDGTGFKPPTRCKGTGRKRGGQQGHPGAGPELLPIARVDEVLEHHPDACRRCGTLLQGDS
- a CDS encoding rhodanese-like domain-containing protein, whose translation is MTVAPASSVSLAAAAGGGSLLFRQLFDADTGTFTYLLADVASGEGLLIDSVFERHQRDLSLIQELGIRLVACLDTHAHADHVTGSWLMHEATGCAIGLAAAARAENVTTPLQHGDRVTFGSRHLQVRSTPGHTDGCITFVLDDQSMAFTGDALLVRGCGRCDFQQGNAHTLWASITEQIFTLPDSCLLYPGHDYTGRTVTSVAEEKAFNARLGGAATERDFVGHMQNMKLPHPHKIAEALPGNMRSGKPREAVPTAPGWAPLQRSYAGLPELPPSWVAEHRDQVTILDVRSSEEFDGPDGRVAGSLLIPLPELEARAAAIPADRPVVVVCHSGSRSALATQQLLKAGRARVANLRGGLSRWSDEGYPLDGAVTAGTAS
- a CDS encoding bifunctional 2-polyprenyl-6-hydroxyphenol methylase/3-demethylubiquinol 3-O-methyltransferase UbiG, whose amino-acid sequence is MTPADPVQFWDARYGDTDFAYGDQPNDFLREQAALLPPGDALCLAEGEGRNGVHLAELGHRVTVQDLSAVGLAKARRLAAERGVSIETCCGDLQEFRPRPESTDLVVAIWMHLPPPLRASVLAQAIAALRPGGHLILEAYSPRQLALGTGGPPSIELLVEPEQIRRELTGLELLVLVERQRQIHEGPYHHGTSAVVQAVGRKPAARTP
- a CDS encoding IS5 family transposase; amino-acid sequence: MYRRHNNGQISIKEFHLPFGGTLDPENRWVQLEGLMPWDELEQAYAPQFNATIGAPAKSVRMAFGALYIKQKLGLTDEETVHQIRENAYMQFFLGFAGYTAKAPFDASMMVHFRKRFSDEDLRRINELVVQRGKEILLEALAQVADDDDHDDPDSRGGGAQLELDALIKPADWPEGKNWGTFTIDDSCTPADITYPRDLRLLSEARTTTERVIDDLCSQSSGFRRHRPRYDRGLARAHFLRVAKQKRPRRRKVKAAIKHQLGYVRQNLKAIDALIGCGATLSELKRHWWQKLLACSELERQQGLLLASQTNSIPDRLVNLVQTHIRPMVRGKARAAVEFGAKISVSVQNGFPFLHRISWNPYNEGEDLIAQAEKYKLDTGSYPERICADRIYITAKNRHFCMRNGIRLSGKRLGRPPKDPDVTTAHKQQLRSDQARRNEVEGVFGYGKRKYSLDLIMVRLPAGAESSISMAFVVMCAEKVLRLLRLFFALLFGWIYSFLMAWSAIRAPAVICKPDF
- a CDS encoding cytochrome ubiquinol oxidase subunit I; protein product: MSCPAPLNGYQFGTNWAPLSEFVGDFFGSVLGFEGAMAFMLEAGFLGIMLFGWNRVPPAIHFLATVMVAFGANLSVFWILSANSWLQTPAGGSFSEGHFHVQNYFAAINNPFMVRSVLHMSLATVETSMLVVAAVSCWWLLRRQAEAAMRAFFAFSLKLALVILLVVAPLQVLAGHESALQVAEHQPTKLAAIEGIWSNEPAGSSPAWTVLAAPDEAAGRNRWSLAVPGGFSWILEGRSSLSHEVRGLNSWPADQRPRMVGLLFYSFRLMAGIGIAITLLMALTVLLWWSRGLSAETMLALPWLGWAWILSAPAGYLAIEAGWVVRCVGRQPWTVYGQLRTSDAASQLPAAEVLASLSTFAVLYAVLLGCALWFGSRIIRRGPDLSLMPPAEPGHAAGAATNTALP
- a CDS encoding sulfite exporter TauE/SafE family protein, with translation MALGTLVLLAGGGGLIGFLLSVLGAGGSILLLPLLVSGAALPTREAVPLSLLVVMLLALANLGPYVSRGQFAPRPALILGLPALAGSWIGGSWVKAGYIPEPVQLAVFAAAALVASWLLTRHRPGANAEPTTATAARGRAMAWVLAGQGVLVGLLTGIAGVGGGFAIVPALVLLAGLPMALASGTSLLLIAVNALVALAALGHWPASQLPLMLPLLLGGALGAVVGQRLAPHLSDRRLRQGFAALLLGSALLTGAEAIKRHQVLSDPATGASRQLPEPASRHRPG
- a CDS encoding IS66 family transposase produces the protein MIEIPPIRPVVIEHRLHRLVCPCCSTSTCAELPADVEPSRYGPRLSGLVGLLGSAFPLSFGRTQALLDQLLGVEISRGAIATIRARLSAALQQAVEEALEVARQQPVAYVDETGAPTGNADGCNPAGRRGWQWVMVTPLVTVFLQGLSRSSAAAMELLGHTFAGIVVSDRFSAYNHLPVEQRQLCWAHLIRDLAAIAERQGASREIGAQMLALQQHLFAHWHQWKSGAIDRPQLLHRCHPLRLAFEATLQRVVDLGCERGEQTPWAQTVRTCRQLLQRKQALWTFLQTPGIEPTNNAAERALRQSVIHRKISHGVQSSGGAICRSRLLTVTATLRQQGRDVWQFLEQAWIAHRLGGVMPSLVPDR
- a CDS encoding rhodanese-like domain-containing protein, translating into MTHTSAQQRISARDLADQLAEQRVKVIDVREPMEYAGGHIAGSLNVPLSRITEADLPRGPLVLVCHSGNRSARALAQLLQQGHPHPLSDLEGGLPAWQQAGLPVRRLKNAPLPLMRQVQIAAGSLVLLGLILSNVVAPAWILLTWFVGAGLVFAGVSGFCGMARLLALMPWNKVSL